The Longimicrobium sp. genome includes a window with the following:
- a CDS encoding histidine kinase, which translates to MAPIPHSTAEPVPAPSGTSHLRWAVVLGAWALVAVIDTTQAGFYIRDHEPHLGWTGAVERVVPVWAIWALLTPLVFAAAARFPLDRGGLRRVLPVHLAVALALFSAGALAATAVAMGLGWPTEEGRTWETMLWRYLGRRLHLNLLIYAALVGVHHALEYHRRLQEREAAAAELRTRLAQAQLQSLRTQLQPHFLFNTLNAVSVLALKGETQAVVRMLSRLSELLRLTLDGAPGQEVSLRRELAVLERYVEIERVRFPDRLEVRVDAAPETHDALVPALLLQPLVENAIRHGIAQTVGAGRVHVRAERHGERLWMEVRDTGPGFPPAGVQREGIGLANVRARLECLYGDEGRFTQENAPEGGAVVTVEVPFRIAAVEPGPGVPAEMGR; encoded by the coding sequence ATGGCCCCAATCCCCCACTCCACCGCGGAGCCGGTCCCCGCCCCGTCCGGCACCAGCCACCTTCGCTGGGCGGTGGTGTTGGGGGCGTGGGCGCTGGTCGCCGTGATCGACACCACGCAGGCCGGCTTCTACATCCGCGACCACGAGCCCCACCTGGGGTGGACCGGCGCGGTGGAGCGCGTCGTGCCCGTGTGGGCCATCTGGGCGCTGCTCACGCCGCTGGTCTTCGCGGCGGCCGCGCGCTTTCCCCTGGACCGGGGCGGCCTGCGCCGCGTCCTCCCCGTGCACCTGGCGGTGGCGCTGGCGCTTTTTTCGGCGGGGGCGCTGGCCGCCACCGCCGTCGCCATGGGGCTGGGGTGGCCCACTGAAGAGGGCCGCACCTGGGAGACGATGCTGTGGAGGTACCTGGGAAGGCGGCTGCACCTGAACCTGCTGATCTACGCCGCGCTGGTGGGGGTGCACCACGCGCTGGAGTACCACCGCCGGCTCCAGGAGCGCGAAGCCGCCGCCGCCGAGCTGCGCACCCGTCTGGCCCAGGCGCAGCTCCAGTCGCTGCGCACGCAGCTCCAGCCGCACTTCCTCTTCAACACCCTGAACGCCGTCTCCGTGCTGGCGCTCAAGGGCGAGACGCAGGCCGTGGTGCGCATGCTGTCGCGCCTTTCGGAGCTGTTGCGCCTGACGCTCGATGGTGCGCCGGGGCAGGAGGTGTCGCTGCGGCGCGAGCTGGCGGTGCTGGAACGCTACGTGGAAATCGAGCGCGTGCGCTTCCCCGATCGCTTGGAGGTGCGCGTGGACGCCGCCCCCGAGACGCACGACGCCCTTGTCCCCGCCCTCCTCCTGCAGCCGCTGGTGGAGAACGCCATCCGCCACGGCATCGCGCAGACGGTGGGCGCGGGGCGGGTGCACGTGCGTGCGGAGCGCCACGGAGAGCGGCTGTGGATGGAGGTGCGCGACACGGGCCCCGGCTTTCCCCCCGCCGGGGTGCAGCGCGAGGGGATCGGGCTGGCCAACGTGCGTGCCCGGCTAGAGTGCCTGTACGGCGACGAGGGCCGCTTCACCCAGGAGAACGCCCCGGAAGGCGGCGCCGTGGTCACGGTGGAGGTGCCGTTCCGCATTGCCGCCGTGGAGCCGGGGCCAGGCGTGCCGGCGGAGATGGGGCGGTGA